One stretch of Hemiscyllium ocellatum isolate sHemOce1 chromosome 27 unlocalized genomic scaffold, sHemOce1.pat.X.cur. SUPER_27_unloc_3, whole genome shotgun sequence DNA includes these proteins:
- the LOC132808064 gene encoding zinc finger protein 420-like, translating to MEKPEESRPVQKPWKCRDCGKGFRVPSALEIHRRSHTGERPFPCTDCGKAFRYSSHLLAHQRDHTGERSFSCPECGKAFVFFSALLSHRRIHTGERPFSCPECGKAFTNNSKLRIHQRIHTGERPFSCPECGKAFSDSSALLIHQRVHMGQRPFSCSECGKGFSTSSTLLKHQRVHSEERPYICSQCGKGFSFSSTLLTHQRVHTGERPYICSQCGKAFTRSSTLMRHQRVHTGERPFNCSQCGKGFTYSSTLRSHQRVHTGERPFSCPQCGKAFSRSSSLLSHQRIHTGEKPYICSQCGKGFTRSSHLQRHQRVHTGERPYTCSQCGKGFTCPSHLRRHQRVHKPEESRPVAKPWKCGDCGKGFRVPSVLETHRRSHTGETPFPCPVCGKGFSTSSTLLTHQRIHTGERPFSCPECGNSFTQASVLLTHRRIHTGERPFSCPECGKAFSNSSNRLKHQRVHTGERPFSCPVCRKAFSDSSTLLRHQRVHTGERPFSCPECGKRFTQASNLLTHLRSHTGERPFSCPLCGKGFTRSTNLRRHQRVHVPSQGD from the exons atggagaaacctgaggaatcccgccctgtgcagaaaccgtggaagtgtagggactgtgggaaaggcttccgtgtcccatctgccctggagattcatcggcgcagtcacaccggggagaggccattcccctgcactgactgtgggaaggccttcagatattcctcccacctgctggcccaccagcgggaccacacgggggaaaggtccttcagctgccctgagtgcgggaaggccttcgtgTTTTTCTCCGCCCTGTTGTCCCATCGGCGGatccacacaggagagaggccgttcagctgcccagagtgcgggaaggctttTACCAACAACTCCAAACTGCGgatccaccagcggatccacacgggggaaaggcccttcagctgccctgagtgtgggaaggccttcagcgattcctccgccctgctgatccaccagcgggtccacatggggcagaggcccttcagctgctcagagtgtgggaagggcttcagcacatcctccaccctgctgaagcaccagcgggtccacagcGAGGAGAGGCCGTacatctgctctcagtgcgggaagggcttcagtttttcctccaccctgctgacccaccagcgtgtccacaccggggagaggccgtacatctgctctcagtgcgggaaggcctttacccggTCCTCCACCCTGATgaggcaccagcgtgtccacaccggggagaggccgttcaactgctctcagtgcgggaagggcttcacctactcctccaccctgcggagccaccagcgggtccacacgggggagaggcccttcagctgccctcagtgcgggaaggccttcagcagatCTTCCTCCCTGCTgagccaccagcggatccacaccggggagaagccgtacatctgctctcagtgcgggaagggcttcacccgctcctcacacctgcagagacaccagcgggtccacaccggggagagaccttacacctgctctcagtgtgggaagggttTCACCTGCccctcccacctgcggagacaccagcgagttcac aaacctgaggaatcccgccccgtggcaaaaccatggaagtgtggcgactgtgggaaaggcttccgtgtcccgtctgtcctggagactcatcggcgcagtcacactggggagaccCCGTTCCCCTGTCCCGTCTGCGGAAAGggcttcagcacttcctccaccctgctaacccaccagcggatccacacgggggagaggcccttcagctgtccaGAGTGTGGGAATTCTTTTACCCAGGCCTCTGTCCTGCTAACCCACCGGCGGATCCACACgggagagaggcccttcagctgccccgagtgtgggaaggccttcagcaattcctccaacaGGCTGaaacaccagcgggtccacactggggagaggcccttcagctgcccagtgtgcaggaaggccttcagcgattcctccaccctgctgaggcaccagcgggtccacacgggggagaggcccttcagctgtccaGAATGCGGGAAGAGatttacccaggcctccaacttgctgacccatctgcggagccacacgggggagaggcccttcagctgccccctgtgcgggaagggcttcacccgctctaCCAACCTCcggaggcaccagcgagttcacgtacCATCGCAAGGGGATTGA